One segment of Mastomys coucha isolate ucsf_1 unplaced genomic scaffold, UCSF_Mcou_1 pScaffold23, whole genome shotgun sequence DNA contains the following:
- the Tnfaip8l3 gene encoding tumor necrosis factor alpha-induced protein 8-like protein 3, with protein sequence MDSDSGEQSEGEPGTAAGPHVFSSKNLALQAQKKILSKIASKTVANMLIDDTSSEIFDELYKVTEEHTHNKKEAHKIMKDAIKVAIKIGILYRNKQFSQEEVIIVEKLRKKLNQTAMTMVSFYEVEYTFDTNVLSKLLHECKDLVHELVQRHLTPRTHGRINHVFNHFADVEFLSTLYGPHGNCRPNLKRICEGINKLLDDKIL encoded by the coding sequence GTCCTCATGTGTTTAGTTCCAAGAATCTTGCCCTTCAAGCCCAGAAGAAGATTCTGAGCAAGATAGCCAGCAAAACTGTGGCCAACATGCTGATTGATGACACCAGCAGTGAGATCTTTGATGAGCTGTACaaagtcacagaagaacacaccCACAACAAGAAGGAGGCCCACAAGATCATGAAGGATGCAATCAAGGTGGCAATCAAAATTGGTATTCTCTACCGGAACAAACAGTTCAGTCAAGAGGAGGTTATAATTGTGGAGAAACTCCGGAAGAAACTGAACCAGACTGCAATGACCATGGTCAGCTTCTACGAAGTAGAGTACACCTTTGATACGAACGTGCTCTCTAAGCTTCTGCACGAGTGCAAGGACCTGGTACATGAACTGGTACAGCGACACTTGACACCCAGAACCCATGGACGCATAAACCATGTCTTCAACCACTTCGCTGATGTGGAATTCCTTTCCACTCTCTATGGTCCGCATGGAAACTGCAGGCCCAATCTCAAGAGGATTTGCGAAGGAATCAATAAACTGTTAGATGACAAGATCCTCTGA